Proteins co-encoded in one Tachysurus fulvidraco isolate hzauxx_2018 chromosome 17, HZAU_PFXX_2.0, whole genome shotgun sequence genomic window:
- the LOC113635885 gene encoding matrin-3-like isoform X2: MSQKYHYTNTGDDFLSHQDMYADSYQRQSNTYKPSSRSSSQEQTRSTTSSNRTVDSSVHLPGKALSFLHSCGLDPSDLALLAELPEHLITVETLPKLLLQVKERKLSSSRPSTNQPLDDTSACAFEGSSNPTPVEYPIARPVHPVYPLPPEQVQTWQDRWGNPRRTSTLTTSISCSSSKSSTVPDYSLSTDSDPYCNTTESPEPSSQSFVDSGPRPLLSLRLEPPVITPTKNVASDFNCKVPPAFPHVCHLCDISIHSTRDWFFHVRGSEHAKSQLELVKKYPKWDQTVESSRKESFEVYKVPTRKEASDFNGVVPPVFPYLCVLCNITVFSEKDWSAHVTGGQHAQSQLDLMAKYPVWDGTVRSSRRNDGNTSTDMRDGTSKGKTSDMMSPQANDEPGSRIVSFKPLPVGDGITAELTAIAKRFGSVKKSLFLPNQGYVEMTCLAEAKKVVEHYSVNQLKLKGKLIQVAYSYEYNSLRETEANDIKQSRRSHKQRRSSPGIRSIQRDSSCPRRRHSSDRTRSSPKRRHSSERTRSSPNRRLSSERTHSSTNRRLSSERTHSSTNRRLSSERTHSSTNRRLSSERTRSSPNRRHSSERTRSSPNRRHSSERTHSGTKRKPSAERTHSSTKRKRSAERTHTSPKRRHSPEKTHSSRSRHVKEGEDFLQFMESASSSSNSCHSLSPVVKAETSKSNADAEERKSVSNNNVGSMDSDSDLEGLEVIADDGEELAHDIDDYEPTRSDQENLSSDPMDVTDIHTEEELNTGENSPHSDTSETSNCVKEGQKLHKHKEQEIKEEDHDIPKILENCVTLDEFTEEDFSDCQESDEAKHSILQTQQSEPESPTEEPESLAAEPESPTEEPESLAAEPESPTEEPESLAAEPESLTAEPESLTEEPESLTAEPESLTAEPESLTAEPESPTEEPESPTEEPESLTAEPESPTEEPKSPTEEPESPTEEPESLTEEPESPTEEPELLTEETESPTAEPELPTAEPELPTEGTSKTTAEPHTSEILEEAAFQLKEEHETEVLTDEDKENFGKVLEVRNLPSAEDYTDLDFLNIIKRYGDVIHHVLFRSCKKGFVEMALTSDAERVAADSKNRDIALRGKVLKIKVSENYCHLPEDGCNNDGSDSDDEDISKESNNKQQSDELNGNTDSSNETLKTDEPVGTEFVRPVVGYFCNLCNVIYATEEEAKDGHCKSPSHREKVKEHKEKCGSVKNRK; encoded by the exons ATGTCTCAGAAATaccactacacaaacacaggtGATGACTTTCTGTCACATCAAGACATGTATGCAGACTCATACCAGAGACAGTCTAATACATACAAGCCAAGCAGTAGATCCTCATCTCAGGAGCAAACACGCTCTACAACATCTTCCAACAGAACTGTAGACTCTTCTGTTCACCTACCTGGGAAGGCTTTGTCATTTCTTCACAGCTGTGGCCTGGACCCGAGTGACCTTGCCCTCCTTGCAGAACTTCCAGAGCATCTCATCACAGTTGAGACACTTCCCAAACTACTTTTACAGGTCAAAGAACGTAAATTGTCATCATCTCGGCCCAGCACCAATCAGCCTCTTGACGATACCTCAGCTTGTGCCTTTGAGGGTAGCAGCAACCCCACCCCTGTTGAATATCCAATCGCGCGACCTGTGCATCCAGTGTACCCTCTTCCTCCAGAGCAAGTTCAAACCTGGCAGGATCGCTGGGGGAATCCTCGACGAACGAGTACTTTAACCACCAGTATCAGCTGTTCCAGCAGTAAAAGCAGCACTGTTCCAGACTACAGCCTCTCCACAGACTCTGACCCATATTGCAATACCACAGAATCACCAGAGCCCTCATCACAATCTTTCGTCGATTCCGGACCGAGGCCTTTACTTTCTCTGAGATTAGAGCCTCCTGTTATCACACCTACTAAGAATGTGGCCTCAGACTTCAATTGCAAAGTTCCCCCAGCTTTTCCTCATGTGTGTCATCTCTGTGACATTTCTATCCATTCTACAAGG gaCTGGTTTTTTCATGTTCGAGGTAGTGAGCATGCTAAAAGTCAGCTTGAACTTGTGAAAAA GTACCCAAAGTGGGATCAGACTGTTGAATCTTCAAG GAAGGAAAGCTTCGAAG TTTACAAAGTACCAACCAGAAAGGAGGCCTCAGACTTCAATGGCGTCGTTCCCCCAGTTTTTCCTTACTTGTGTGTTCTCTGCAACATCACTGTCTTTTCTGAAAAG gacTGGTCTGCACATGTTACAGGTGGTCAGCATGCACAGAGCCAGCTTGACCTCATGGCAAA GTACCCAGTGTGGGATGGGACTGTTCGATCTTCTAGAAG aAATGATGGTAACACCTCAACTGACATGCGAG ATGGAACCTCAAAAGGAAAAACCTCAGACATGATGTCACCGCAAGCGAACGATGAA CCGGGTTCTCGAATTGTGAGCTTCAAACCGTTACCTGTTGGAGATGGCATCACTGCAGAGTTGACAGCCATTGCTAAACGTTTTGGATCTGTCAAAAAATCCTTGTTTCTGCCAAACCAG GGTTATGTAGAAATGACTTGTTTAGCAGAAGCCAAGAAGGTGGTTGAGCACTACTCAGTCAATCAACTGAAATTAAAAGGAAAATTAATTCAGGTCGCCTACTCTTATGAATATAATTCACTAAG AGAGACAGAAGCTAATGACATAAAGCAATCCAGGCGCTCTCACAAGCAAAGGAGGTCTAGCCCAGGCATTCGCAGCATTCAGAGAGACTCTTCTTGTCCCAGGAGAAGACACTCCTCAGATAGGACTCGCTCTAGCCCTAAGAGAAGACACTCATCAGAGAGGACTCGCTCTAGCCCCAACAGAAGACTCTCATCAGAGAGGACTCATTCTAGCACCAACAGAAGACTCTCATCAGAGAGGACTCATTCTAGCACCAACAGAAGACTCTCATCAGAGAGGACTCATTCTAGCACCAACAGAAGACTCTCATCAGAGAGGACTCGCTCTAGCCCCAACAGAAGACACTCATCAGAGAGGACTCGCTCTAGCCCCAACAGAAGACACTCATCAGAGAGGACTCATTCTGGCACCAAGAGAAAACCTTCGGCCGAGAGAACTCATTCTAGCACCAAGAGAAAACGTTCAGCGGAGAGGACTCATACTAGCCCAAAAAGAAGGCATTCACCAGAGAAGACCCACTCTAGTAGGAGTCGCCACGTAAAAGAGGGAGAAGATTTCCTACAATTCATGGAGAGCGCTAGTTCCTCATCAAATTCATGCCATTCTTTAAGCCCTGTTGTTAAAGCTGAAACTTCAAAATCAAATGCAGATGcagaagaaaggaaaagtgTAAGCAACAACAATGTTGGAAGCATGGATTCAGACAGTGACCTTGAAGGGTTAGAAGTAATAGCAGATGATGGTGAAGAACTGGCGCATGACATTGATGATTATGAGCCTACAAGAAGTGACCAGGAGAATTTATCGTCAGACCCAATGGATGTTACAGACATTCATACAGAGGAAGAATTAAACACTGGAGAAAATTCTCCACATTCTGATACATCAGAGACATCAAACTGTGTAAAGGAGGGCCAAAAGTTACACAAACATAAAGAACAGGAAATTAAGGAG GAGGACCATGATATCCCCAAGATACTTGAAAATTGTGTGACCTTGGATGAATTCACAGAAGAAGATTTTTCAGATTGTCAAG AATCGGATGAAGCAAAACACTCAATCCTTCAAACACAG CAAAGTGAACCTGAATCGCCCACAGAAGAACCTGAATCACTCGCAGCAGAACCTGAATCGCCCACAGAAGAACCTGAATCACTCGCAGCAGAACCTGAATCGCCCACAGAAGAACCTGAATCACTCGCAGCAGAACCTGAATCACTCACAGCAGAACCTGAATCACTCACAGAAGAACCTGAATCACTCACAGCAGAACCTGAATCACTCACAGCAGAACCTGAATCACTCACAGCAGAACCTGAATCACCCACAGAAGAACCTGAATCACCCACAGAAGAACCTGAATCACTCACAGCAGAACCTGAATCACCCACAGAAGAACCTAAATCACCCACAGAAGAACCTGAATCACCCACAGAAGAACCTGAATCACTCACAGAAGAACCTGAATCACCCACGGAAGAACCTGAATTACTCACAGAAGAAACTGAATCACCCACAGCAGAACCTGAGTTACCCACAGCGGAACCTGAGTTACCTACAGAAGGTACCAGCAAAACAACTGCAGAACCCCACACCTCAGAGATCCTAGAAGAAGCTGCTTTTCAGCTTAAAGAGGAACATGAAACTGAGGTATTGACAGATGAAGACAAG GAAAACTTTGGCAAAGTTCTTGAGGTCAGAAATCTACCAAGTGCTGAAGACTATACAGACTTGGATTTTCTGAACATCATAAAGCGATATGGAGACGTCATCCACCATGTGCTCTTTCGAAGttgcaaaaaa GGGTTTGTAGAGATGGCTCTCACATCTGATGCCGAGAGAGTCGCAGCGGATTCGAAAAATCGAGATATTGCACTACGTGGTAAAGTCTTGAAGATTAAAGTATCTGAAAACTACTGCCATCTGCCAGAAGATGG gTGTAATAATgatggttctgattctgatgatgaAGACATATCTAAG GAGTCCAATAATAAGCAGCAAAGTGATGAGCTAAATGGTAACACAGATTCTTCAAATGAAACTCTCAAAACAGATGAGCCAGTAG GAACTGAGTTTGTCCGGCCTGTAGTGGGCTACTTCTGTAACCTGTGCAATGTCATCTATGCCACTGAAGAGGAAGCAAAAGACGGACACTGCAAAAGTCCTTCACATCGTGAGAAAGTGAAG GAACACAAGGAAAAATGTGGCTCTGTGAAAAACAGAAAGTGA
- the LOC113635885 gene encoding matrin-3-like isoform X1 → MSQKYHYTNTGDDFLSHQDMYADSYQRQSNTYKPSSRSSSQEQTRSTTSSNRTVDSSVHLPGKALSFLHSCGLDPSDLALLAELPEHLITVETLPKLLLQVKERKLSSSRPSTNQPLDDTSACAFEGSSNPTPVEYPIARPVHPVYPLPPEQVQTWQDRWGNPRRTSTLTTSISCSSSKSSTVPDYSLSTDSDPYCNTTESPEPSSQSFVDSGPRPLLSLRLEPPVITPTKNVASDFNCKVPPAFPHVCHLCDISIHSTRDWFFHVRGSEHAKSQLELVKKYPKWDQTVESSRKESFEVYKVPTRKEASDFNGVVPPVFPYLCVLCNITVFSEKDWSAHVTGGQHAQSQLDLMAKYPVWDGTVRSSRRNDGNTSTDMRDGTSKGKTSDMMSPQANDEPGSRIVSFKPLPVGDGITAELTAIAKRFGSVKKSLFLPNQGYVEMTCLAEAKKVVEHYSVNQLKLKGKLIQVAYSYEYNSLRETEANDIKQSRRSHKQRRSSPGIRSIQRDSSCPRRRHSSDRTRSSPKRRHSSERTRSSPNRRLSSERTHSSTNRRLSSERTHSSTNRRLSSERTHSSTNRRLSSERTRSSPNRRHSSERTRSSPNRRHSSERTHSGTKRKPSAERTHSSTKRKRSAERTHTSPKRRHSPEKTHSSRSRHVKEGEDFLQFMESASSSSNSCHSLSPVVKAETSKSNADAEERKSVSNNNVGSMDSDSDLEGLEVIADDGEELAHDIDDYEPTRSDQENLSSDPMDVTDIHTEEELNTGENSPHSDTSETSNCVKEGQKLHKHKEQEIKEEDHDIPKILENCVTLDEFTEEDFSDCQESDEAKHSILQTQESSEVVTKSTNPVSYSKQSEPESPTEEPESLAAEPESPTEEPESLAAEPESPTEEPESLAAEPESLTAEPESLTEEPESLTAEPESLTAEPESLTAEPESPTEEPESPTEEPESLTAEPESPTEEPKSPTEEPESPTEEPESLTEEPESPTEEPELLTEETESPTAEPELPTAEPELPTEGTSKTTAEPHTSEILEEAAFQLKEEHETEVLTDEDKENFGKVLEVRNLPSAEDYTDLDFLNIIKRYGDVIHHVLFRSCKKGFVEMALTSDAERVAADSKNRDIALRGKVLKIKVSENYCHLPEDGCNNDGSDSDDEDISKESNNKQQSDELNGNTDSSNETLKTDEPVGTEFVRPVVGYFCNLCNVIYATEEEAKDGHCKSPSHREKVKEHKEKCGSVKNRK, encoded by the exons ATGTCTCAGAAATaccactacacaaacacaggtGATGACTTTCTGTCACATCAAGACATGTATGCAGACTCATACCAGAGACAGTCTAATACATACAAGCCAAGCAGTAGATCCTCATCTCAGGAGCAAACACGCTCTACAACATCTTCCAACAGAACTGTAGACTCTTCTGTTCACCTACCTGGGAAGGCTTTGTCATTTCTTCACAGCTGTGGCCTGGACCCGAGTGACCTTGCCCTCCTTGCAGAACTTCCAGAGCATCTCATCACAGTTGAGACACTTCCCAAACTACTTTTACAGGTCAAAGAACGTAAATTGTCATCATCTCGGCCCAGCACCAATCAGCCTCTTGACGATACCTCAGCTTGTGCCTTTGAGGGTAGCAGCAACCCCACCCCTGTTGAATATCCAATCGCGCGACCTGTGCATCCAGTGTACCCTCTTCCTCCAGAGCAAGTTCAAACCTGGCAGGATCGCTGGGGGAATCCTCGACGAACGAGTACTTTAACCACCAGTATCAGCTGTTCCAGCAGTAAAAGCAGCACTGTTCCAGACTACAGCCTCTCCACAGACTCTGACCCATATTGCAATACCACAGAATCACCAGAGCCCTCATCACAATCTTTCGTCGATTCCGGACCGAGGCCTTTACTTTCTCTGAGATTAGAGCCTCCTGTTATCACACCTACTAAGAATGTGGCCTCAGACTTCAATTGCAAAGTTCCCCCAGCTTTTCCTCATGTGTGTCATCTCTGTGACATTTCTATCCATTCTACAAGG gaCTGGTTTTTTCATGTTCGAGGTAGTGAGCATGCTAAAAGTCAGCTTGAACTTGTGAAAAA GTACCCAAAGTGGGATCAGACTGTTGAATCTTCAAG GAAGGAAAGCTTCGAAG TTTACAAAGTACCAACCAGAAAGGAGGCCTCAGACTTCAATGGCGTCGTTCCCCCAGTTTTTCCTTACTTGTGTGTTCTCTGCAACATCACTGTCTTTTCTGAAAAG gacTGGTCTGCACATGTTACAGGTGGTCAGCATGCACAGAGCCAGCTTGACCTCATGGCAAA GTACCCAGTGTGGGATGGGACTGTTCGATCTTCTAGAAG aAATGATGGTAACACCTCAACTGACATGCGAG ATGGAACCTCAAAAGGAAAAACCTCAGACATGATGTCACCGCAAGCGAACGATGAA CCGGGTTCTCGAATTGTGAGCTTCAAACCGTTACCTGTTGGAGATGGCATCACTGCAGAGTTGACAGCCATTGCTAAACGTTTTGGATCTGTCAAAAAATCCTTGTTTCTGCCAAACCAG GGTTATGTAGAAATGACTTGTTTAGCAGAAGCCAAGAAGGTGGTTGAGCACTACTCAGTCAATCAACTGAAATTAAAAGGAAAATTAATTCAGGTCGCCTACTCTTATGAATATAATTCACTAAG AGAGACAGAAGCTAATGACATAAAGCAATCCAGGCGCTCTCACAAGCAAAGGAGGTCTAGCCCAGGCATTCGCAGCATTCAGAGAGACTCTTCTTGTCCCAGGAGAAGACACTCCTCAGATAGGACTCGCTCTAGCCCTAAGAGAAGACACTCATCAGAGAGGACTCGCTCTAGCCCCAACAGAAGACTCTCATCAGAGAGGACTCATTCTAGCACCAACAGAAGACTCTCATCAGAGAGGACTCATTCTAGCACCAACAGAAGACTCTCATCAGAGAGGACTCATTCTAGCACCAACAGAAGACTCTCATCAGAGAGGACTCGCTCTAGCCCCAACAGAAGACACTCATCAGAGAGGACTCGCTCTAGCCCCAACAGAAGACACTCATCAGAGAGGACTCATTCTGGCACCAAGAGAAAACCTTCGGCCGAGAGAACTCATTCTAGCACCAAGAGAAAACGTTCAGCGGAGAGGACTCATACTAGCCCAAAAAGAAGGCATTCACCAGAGAAGACCCACTCTAGTAGGAGTCGCCACGTAAAAGAGGGAGAAGATTTCCTACAATTCATGGAGAGCGCTAGTTCCTCATCAAATTCATGCCATTCTTTAAGCCCTGTTGTTAAAGCTGAAACTTCAAAATCAAATGCAGATGcagaagaaaggaaaagtgTAAGCAACAACAATGTTGGAAGCATGGATTCAGACAGTGACCTTGAAGGGTTAGAAGTAATAGCAGATGATGGTGAAGAACTGGCGCATGACATTGATGATTATGAGCCTACAAGAAGTGACCAGGAGAATTTATCGTCAGACCCAATGGATGTTACAGACATTCATACAGAGGAAGAATTAAACACTGGAGAAAATTCTCCACATTCTGATACATCAGAGACATCAAACTGTGTAAAGGAGGGCCAAAAGTTACACAAACATAAAGAACAGGAAATTAAGGAG GAGGACCATGATATCCCCAAGATACTTGAAAATTGTGTGACCTTGGATGAATTCACAGAAGAAGATTTTTCAGATTGTCAAG AATCGGATGAAGCAAAACACTCAATCCTTCAAACACAG GAATCATCAGAAGTTGTAACCAAATCCACAAATCCTGTCTCCTATTCAAAGCAAAGTGAACCTGAATCGCCCACAGAAGAACCTGAATCACTCGCAGCAGAACCTGAATCGCCCACAGAAGAACCTGAATCACTCGCAGCAGAACCTGAATCGCCCACAGAAGAACCTGAATCACTCGCAGCAGAACCTGAATCACTCACAGCAGAACCTGAATCACTCACAGAAGAACCTGAATCACTCACAGCAGAACCTGAATCACTCACAGCAGAACCTGAATCACTCACAGCAGAACCTGAATCACCCACAGAAGAACCTGAATCACCCACAGAAGAACCTGAATCACTCACAGCAGAACCTGAATCACCCACAGAAGAACCTAAATCACCCACAGAAGAACCTGAATCACCCACAGAAGAACCTGAATCACTCACAGAAGAACCTGAATCACCCACGGAAGAACCTGAATTACTCACAGAAGAAACTGAATCACCCACAGCAGAACCTGAGTTACCCACAGCGGAACCTGAGTTACCTACAGAAGGTACCAGCAAAACAACTGCAGAACCCCACACCTCAGAGATCCTAGAAGAAGCTGCTTTTCAGCTTAAAGAGGAACATGAAACTGAGGTATTGACAGATGAAGACAAG GAAAACTTTGGCAAAGTTCTTGAGGTCAGAAATCTACCAAGTGCTGAAGACTATACAGACTTGGATTTTCTGAACATCATAAAGCGATATGGAGACGTCATCCACCATGTGCTCTTTCGAAGttgcaaaaaa GGGTTTGTAGAGATGGCTCTCACATCTGATGCCGAGAGAGTCGCAGCGGATTCGAAAAATCGAGATATTGCACTACGTGGTAAAGTCTTGAAGATTAAAGTATCTGAAAACTACTGCCATCTGCCAGAAGATGG gTGTAATAATgatggttctgattctgatgatgaAGACATATCTAAG GAGTCCAATAATAAGCAGCAAAGTGATGAGCTAAATGGTAACACAGATTCTTCAAATGAAACTCTCAAAACAGATGAGCCAGTAG GAACTGAGTTTGTCCGGCCTGTAGTGGGCTACTTCTGTAACCTGTGCAATGTCATCTATGCCACTGAAGAGGAAGCAAAAGACGGACACTGCAAAAGTCCTTCACATCGTGAGAAAGTGAAG GAACACAAGGAAAAATGTGGCTCTGTGAAAAACAGAAAGTGA
- the LOC113635791 gene encoding RNA-binding protein 20-like, translating to MSQKYPYKNRGDDFLSHQDMYANSYRRQSNTHRPSVRPSSQEQTRSTTFSNRTAESPVHVPGNALSFLHSCGLDSSDIAHLAEIPEHLFTVDTLSSLLLQIKERKLSSTSSSRPSTSLTFENSSTNAWEGGSHNTTVEYPIDRPALPVYPLPPEQVQTWQDRWGNPRQKASRKSSSGPDYSVSKDTNRYHNNIQSPEASSRSFVDSRPKPLLSLKLEPPVVGPSRKEASDFDCKIPPAFPHVCRLCDISVRSTKDWFSHVRGNHHVRSQLELLKKYPKWAQTVDFEKRTESSEVYKVPTRTEASDFNGVVPPVFPYLCVLCNITVFSEKDWSAHVTGGQHAQSQLDLMAKYPEWDGTVQSSRRNDGHNPTGISGGTSKENTSDMKMPEEKNELCSRVVSFTPLPVGDGITAELTAIAKRFGSVKKSLFLPNRGYVEMTCLAEAKKVVEHYSVNQLKLKGKLIQVAYSYEYNSLREAEVNDKPQSRCSHTQKKFSPDNIQQDSPSPKRRRSSEKTHCSPKRRHSSDRTRTSPKRQHSSETTHSSPKRRRSSEKTHSSRSHQLKDGEDSQKSKGSTRTSSNPAVKAETDSDLEGFEVIAGEGEELPHAIDDYEPTSNQENLPSEPMDVTGIHTEEKLNNGENFPHSDTSETSNCLKEGQRLHEHKEQEIKEEDQDSPKILENCVTLDELMEEDSSDCQESNDGKALIPKTETFSNVLEVRNLPSAKDYIEEEPQSINTNEEKPSEEKSLSLPQKEEKRKDGVEVKAEFCENTDELNKEHPKRNNTDTKESQNVQLKTVKVESDIDGPPTASSSDASSADVSVKSQEPTKASTPPTGSVKMLETTTDVLGPYEPNVPVGVEFLKMGYYCRVCFLFYSNEDNAKKVHCSSQAHYEKLKKHLEKEKTKAQSNRKKN from the exons ATGTCTCAGAAATACCCCTACAAAAACAGGGGGGATGACTTTCTGTCACATCAAGACATGTATGCAAACTCGTACCGGAGACAATCCAACACACACCGCCCAAGCGTTAGACCCTCGTCTCAGGAGCAAACACGCTCTACAACGTTTTCCAACAGAACTGCAGAATCTCCTGTCCACGTACCTGGGAATGCTTTGTCATTTCTTCACAGCTGTGGCCTGGACTCTAGCGACATTGCCCACCTTGCAGAGATTCCTGAGCATCTCTTCACAGTTGACACCCTTTCCAGCCTGCTTTTACAGATCAAAGAACGGAAATTGTCCAGCACGTCATCATCTAGGCCCAGCACAAGTCTAACTTTTGAAAATAGCTCGACTAATGCCTGGGAGGGTGGCAGCCACAACACAACTGTTGAGTATCCAATTGATCGACCTGCACTTCCAGTGTACCCTCTTCCTCCAGAGCAAGTTCAAACCTGGCAAGACCGCTGGGGGAATCCTCGACAAAAGGCCAGCCGTAAAAGCAGTAGTGGTCCAGATTACAGTGTTTCCAAGGACACCAACAGATATCACAATAACATACAATCACCAGAGGCGTCATCACGCTCTTTTGTTGATTCCAGACCAAAACCTTTGCTTTCTCTGAAATTAGAGCCACCTGTTGTTGGGCCTTCTAGAAAGGAGGCCTCAGACTTCGATTGCAAAATTCCCCCAGCTTTTCCTCACGTGTGTCGTCTCTGTGACATTTCTGTCCGTTCTACAAAG GACTGGTTTTCTCATGTTCGAGGTAATCATCATGTTAGAAGTCAGCTTGAACTTCTGAAAAA GTACCCAAAGTGGGCACAGACAGTTGATTTTGAAAAAAg gACTGAAAGCTCTGAAG TTTACAAAGTGCCAACTAGGACAGAGGCCTCAGACTTCAATGGCGTCGTTCCCCCAGTTTTTCCTTACTTGTGTGTTCTCTGCAACATCACTGTCTTTTCTGAAAAG GACTGGTCTGCACATGTTACAGGTGGTCAGCATGCTCAGAGCCAACTTGACCTTATGGCAAA GTACCCAGAGTGGGATGGGACTGTTCAGTCTTCTAGAAG aaatgATGGCCACAACCCTACTGGCATTAGTG GTGGGACGTCAAAAGAAAATACTTCAGACATGAAGATGCCAGAGGAGAAAAATGAA ctgtgtTCTCGAGTTGTGAGCTTCACACCATTACCTGTTGGAGATGGCATCACTGCAGAGTTGACAGCTATTGCTAAACGTTTTGGATCTGTCAAAAAATCCTTGTTTCTACCAAACCGG GGTTATGTAGAAATGACTTGTTTAGCAGAAGCCAAGAAGGTGGTTGAGCACTACTCAGTCAATCAACTGAAATTAAAAGGCAAATTAATTCAGGTCGCCTACTCCTATGAATATAATTCACTAAG AGAGGCAGAGGTTAATGACAAACCACAATCCAGGTGCTCTCACACCCAAAAGAAATTTAGCCCAGACAACATTCAACAGGACTCTCCTAGTCCCAAGAGAAGACGTTCGTCAGAGAAGACCCACTGTAGCCCTAAAAGAAGACACTCGTCAGATAGAACTCGCACTAGCCCCAAACGACAACACTCATCAGAGACGACTCATTCTAGCCCTAAGAGAAGACGCTCATCAGAGAAGACCCACTCTTCTAGGAGTCACCAATTAAAAGATGGAGAAGATTCTCAAAAATCCAAGGGAAGCACTAGAACATCCTCAAACCCTGCTGTTAAAGCTGAAACTGACAGTGACCTCGAAGGTTTTGAAGTAATAgcaggtgaaggtgaagaacTGCCGCATGCCATTGATGATTATGAGCCTACAAGTAACCAGGAGAATTTACCGTCAGAACCAATGGATGTTACAGGCATTCATACAGAGGAAAAATTAAACAATGGAGAAAATTTTCCACATTCTGATACATCAGAGACATCAAACTGTCTGAAGGAGGGACAAAGGTTACATGAACATAAAGAACAGGAAATAAAGGAG gAGGACCAAGACTCCCCTAAGATTCTTGAAAACTGTGTGACCTTAGATGAATTAATGGAAGAAGATTCTTCAGATTGtcaag AATCAAATGATGGAAAGGCCTTAATACCCAAAACG gaaACCTTCAGCAATGTCCTTGAGGTTAGAAATCTACCAAGTGCTAAAGACTATATAGAAGAGGAACCCCAGTCCATAAACACTAACGAGGAGAAGCCTAGTGAGGAAAAATCTTTGAGTCTCCCACAGAAGGAGGAGAAGCGGAAGGATGGGGTCGAGGTTAAAGCTGAGTTTTGTGAGAACACGGATGAATTAAACAAAGAGCACCCAAAGAGAAACAACACAGATACAAAAGAATCTCAGAATGTGCAGCTCAAAACAGTG AAGGTTGAGAGTGACATCGATGGTCCTCCTACCGCGTCTTCATCTGATGCATCCTCTGCTGATGTGTCTGTAAAGAGCCAAGAGCCGACTAAAGCCTCCACACCTCCAACTGGTTCGGTCAAAATGCTTGAAACCACTACAGATGTTCTTGGTCCATACGAGCCAAATGTCCCAGTGG GTGTGGAGTTTCTGAAAATGGGCTACTACTGTAGAGTGTGCTTCCTTTTTTACTCCAATGAAGACAATGCCAAAAAGGTTCACTGCAGTAGCCAAGCACACTACGAGAAACTCAAG AAACACTTGGAAAAGGAGAAGACCAAAGCCCAGAGTAATCGTAAGAAAAACTGA